A stretch of the Channa argus isolate prfri chromosome 9, Channa argus male v1.0, whole genome shotgun sequence genome encodes the following:
- the LOC137133558 gene encoding ras-related protein Rab-17-like produces MGETLQTSPGGAQRHGVTFNRPVRTLRVKMVLLGSSGVGKSSLALRFSKDEFRTVSPTVGCAYLTRVVHLSDVTLRFEIWDTAGQEKYHSVTPLYYRGAHTALLIYDISKKETFIRAQMWLKELEKQYIPGSTVIWLVGNKGDLTQDRQVSVQEGQALASDRGLSFTETSALSGDQVSELLLAIAHRVYECVGAQQGGLSEWQETPHMDLHHRDAFNPFGSCCKVGP; encoded by the exons ATGGGGGAAACTCTCCAAACCTCACCAGGAGGAGCTCAACGCCATGGTGTCACCTTTAACAGACCAGTGCGGACCCTCAGGGTTAAGATGGTACTTCTAGGAAGTTCTGGTGTGGGAAAGTCAAGTTTGGCGCTTCGATTCAGCAAGGATGAATTTAGGACTGTATCACCTACTGTTGGCT GTGCTTACTTGACCCGGGTGGTGCATCTGAGTGATGTCACTCTTCGCTTTGAGATATGGGACACGGCAGGCCAAGAAAAGTACCACAGTGTCACCCCACTCTACTACAGAGGAGCCCACACAGCACTGTTGATCTATGACATTAGTAAAAAG GAAACATTTATTAGAGCTCAAATGTGGCTCAAAGAACTTGAGAAACAGTACATTCCAGGATCTACTGTCATATGGCTGGTTGGCAACAAGGGTGATCTGACTCAGGATCGGCAAGTCTCAGTGCAG GAAGGGCAGGCTCTGGCCAGTGACAGGGGTTTGTCCTTTACAGAGACATCAGCCCTATCAGGGGATCAAGTCAGCGAGTTGTTGCTAGCTATAG CCCACAGAGTATACGAGTGTGTTGGAGCGCAGCAGGGGGGTCTGTCAGAGTGGCAAGAGACACCACACATGGATCTGCATCATAGGGACGCATTCAATCCTTTTGGATCCTGCTGCAAAGTTGGGCCCTAA